The sequence below is a genomic window from Abyssisolibacter fermentans.
AAAGAATGTGGTATATATGAAGAAAGCACGTTAATTTTATTAGGAGATCATAGTAGTTTAGATGAAAGTAAGATTATTAATATGAACGTTTACTTAGAAGAAAAAGGATTTATAGATGTTGATGAAACAGGAAGAATTATAAGCTATGAGGCTATATCAAAAAACTGTGATGGTTCAACATATATTTATGTAAAGAATAATAATGATGAAGAATTAATAAATAAGCTAAAAATAGCATTAAAGAATTTTAATGAAAAATATGAATGCTTAGATGCTATATATACAAAAAACGAAGCATCAGAATTTGGGGCTGATTCTCAATGTGCTTTTATGTTAGAAGCAAAGAAGGATTATTATTTTTTAGACAATTTAACTGGAGAAATAATAGAAGAAATCAATTTAGAAGATGTTGGACAAGTACCACATTTAACAAAAGCTACTCATGGTTATTCTCCTTTTAAAGATGATTATACCACTGTGTTTATAGCACATGGTAAAGGCATCAAAAAAGGTGAAGTTATAGATGAAATGAGATTAATTGACGAAGGACCTACTATTGCAAGATTATTAGGATATGAATTAAAAAATGTTGATGGGAAAGTCATTACAGAATTATTAATTTAATTAAATTAAAGGGAGGAATTTATGTTTAAATTAAATGAAGTGGAAAAAAGTTGGGCTTTTTATGATTGGGCAAATTCAGCTTATACAATGACAGTTACATCTACTATAATGCCACTATATTTTAAATCGACCTTCATAAATAGTGGAGGAAGTGCAGCACTATCAACTGCTTATTGGGGTTATGCTAATTCAATAGCTACTCTCATAATTGCACTATTAGCTCCTATATTGGGAACAATAGCAGATTATAGGGGTTTCAAGAAAAAATTCTTTACTGTCTTTTTTGTATTAGGATTTATAATGACAAGTACATTAGCATTTATTCCTGAAAGCTACTGGTCAATATTGCTCGGGTGTTATATATTAACTGCATTAGGTTTTTCTGGAGCAAATATATTTTATGATGCATTTTTAGTAGATGTAACAACAAAAGATAGGATGGATAAGGTATCAACCTATGGATATGCCATTGGATATATAGGAAGCACTATTCCTTTCATTATATGTATGGCGATTGTTATATTAGCTCAGATTAATAAAATTCCTGTTTCAGTTGCAGTAGCATGTAAAATTTCATTCATATTAACAGCAATTTGGTGGGGAATTTTTACTATTCCAATGTTTAAAAGAGTTAAACAGGTACATGGAATAGATAAAGAGACACATATAATAAGAAATAGCTTTGTAAGATTATACAAGACTTTTAAAAATATAAAAAAGCATAAAAAATTGTTTATGTTTTTATTAGCTTATTTTTTCTATATTGATGGAGTTTCTACAATTATTAAAATGGCAACTTCATATGGAGCAGATTTAGGCGTAAGTTCATCAAATTTACTTATTATTTTATTAGTAACTCAATTTGTAGCCTTTCCTTCAGCAATTTTATACGGGAAGCTTGCAGAAAAATTTAAAGCTTTGACTATGTTATATGTTGGAATAATAATATATACAATTATATGTATTTATGCTTATTTCTTAAATAGTACATTAGATTTTTGGATTCTTGCAATGCTAGTTGGTAGTTCTCAAGGTGGAGTTCAAGCTTTGAGTCGTTCATATTTTGCCAAGATAGTTCCTAAAAATAATGCAAATGAATTCTTTGGATTTTACAACATATTTGGAAAATTTGCAGCTATCATGGGTCCAGCATTGTTAGGTTTTATAACTCAAATGACTGGTAAAACGAACTATGGCG
It includes:
- a CDS encoding MFS transporter, with product MFKLNEVEKSWAFYDWANSAYTMTVTSTIMPLYFKSTFINSGGSAALSTAYWGYANSIATLIIALLAPILGTIADYRGFKKKFFTVFFVLGFIMTSTLAFIPESYWSILLGCYILTALGFSGANIFYDAFLVDVTTKDRMDKVSTYGYAIGYIGSTIPFIICMAIVILAQINKIPVSVAVACKISFILTAIWWGIFTIPMFKRVKQVHGIDKETHIIRNSFVRLYKTFKNIKKHKKLFMFLLAYFFYIDGVSTIIKMATSYGADLGVSSSNLLIILLVTQFVAFPSAILYGKLAEKFKALTMLYVGIIIYTIICIYAYFLNSTLDFWILAMLVGSSQGGVQALSRSYFAKIVPKNNANEFFGFYNIFGKFAAIMGPALLGFITQMTGKTNYGVFSIILLFIIGGILLRRVPKEV